A genome region from Cutaneotrichosporon cavernicola HIS019 DNA, chromosome: 5 includes the following:
- a CDS encoding uncharacterized protein (Haem-containing dehydratase), with translation MRPPLPIVNPRVDPPQLVYRPQDAKIQPRKPEGFVPAVQRWSAVLPDELVVATFGVQALDAEHLDGEFMRWARIALGSSSSPSSAPSADAPCIVDHARYTDAARYHHHVVVAYWRNPESYARWSASHEEWWNTAADRSEGVYREVVHVPSERAETIYWLDYPGGLMRDARTELYPTPYCGYYGAMRDRLPAAAEDLLDAPKPDRHVKSGTHGRWRVTLPHNVAVIRSAHTWQFMDEEQLADYGRKLKPPLEKGMDFLATTPESGCLSLRWLTVTNEEGVEKPEAHATAYFASLGDMEVWAERHRTHAAIFGAAVARYKHYGGRNQLRTWHEVFVLPEGQTFEYINCHPETGLLPFFDGERVS, from the coding sequence ATGCGTCCACCACTCCCAATCGTCAATCCCCGCGTCGATCCTCCTCAATTGGTTTACCGTCCCCAAGACGCCAAGATCCAACCTCGTAAACCCGAGGGCTTCGTTCCCGCCGTGCAGCGGTGGTCGGCGGTTCTTCCCGATGAGCTGGTGGTAGCTACGTTCGGGGTCCAAGctctcgacgccgagcaccTTGATGGCGAGTTCATGAGGTGGGCAAGGATCGCGCTcggctcctcgtcctccccctcttccgccCCGTCCGCAGACGCACCCTGTATCGTCGACCACGCGCGATACACAGACGCTGCGAGGTATCACCACCACGTCGTGGTTGCGTACTGGCGGAATCCCGAATCTTATGCCCGCTGGTCCGCGTCCCATGAGGAATGGTGGAATACTGCTGCAGACAGGAGTGAGGGGGTATACCGTGAAGTGGTGCATGTCCCCTCCGAACGCGCCGAGACGATTTACTGGCTCGACTATCCTGGCGGCCTTATGCGGGATGCGCGCACCGAACTCTATCCAACGCCCTACTGCGGGTACTATGGAGCGATGCGGGACCGTCTTCCCGCAGCGGCGGAGGATCTCCTTGATGCGCCCAAGCCGGATAGACATGTCAAGAGCGGTACGCACGGTCGGTGGCGGGTTACTCTGCCCCATAATGTGGCGGTTATTCGGTCGGCGCATACTTGGCAATTTATGGATGAGGAACAGCTCGCCGATTATGGACGTAAACTCAAACCACCGCTCGAGAAGGGGATGGACTTCCTCGCTACCACTCCTGAAAGCGGATGTCTTTCTCTTCGGTGGCTTACTGTCACCAATGAGGAAGGAGTGGAGAAGCCTGAAGCCCATGCTACGGCGTACTTCGCCTCACTGGGGGATATGGAGGTATGGGCTGAGCGACACCGCACGCACGCTGCCATCTTCGGCGCTGCTGTTGCCAGGTACAAGCACTACGGCGGGAGAAACCAGTTGCGGACGTGGCACGAAGTGTTTGTCCTTCCCGAAGGCCAGACGTTTGAGTACATCAACTGCCATCCCGAGACTGGCCTCCTGCCCTTCttcgacggcgagcgcgtaTCATAA